The proteins below are encoded in one region of Flavobacterium nackdongense:
- a CDS encoding 4Fe-4S dicluster domain-containing protein: MAKVQGAIVVNTQVCKGCEVCIPVCQENVIAMSNDVNRKGYHYAYMKNPEACNGCTNCGTVCPDRAITVYRVKVAT; the protein is encoded by the coding sequence ATGGCAAAAGTACAAGGAGCAATAGTCGTAAATACTCAAGTTTGTAAAGGCTGTGAAGTCTGTATTCCTGTTTGTCAAGAAAATGTGATTGCAATGTCAAATGACGTGAATAGAAAAGGCTATCATTATGCCTATATGAAAAACCCCGAAGCCTGCAATGGCTGCACCAATTGTGGAACTGTATGCCCTGACAGAGCCATTACGGTTTATAGAGTAAAAGTCGCAACTTAA
- a CDS encoding 3-methyl-2-oxobutanoate dehydrogenase subunit VorB, producing MSELKLMKGNEALAEAAIRAGVDAYFGYPITPQTEIIEYLMNERPENRTGMVVLQAESEVAAINMVYGAASTGKKALTSSSSPGISLKLEGISYLAGAELPAVIVNVVRGGPGLGTIQPSQADYFQSVKGGGHGDYKLYVLAPASVQEMADFVEDAFDIAFKYRAPVLILSDGLIGQMMEKVILKDQKPRWTDAELIEKNGDWAVTGKKGRERNIITSLDLQSEKMEARVHRLQKKYEQMEKEDLRFEKINCDDADYLVVAYGSSARISQKAVELARAKGIKLGLLRPITLFPFPQQELFELANQVKGILSVELNTGQMVEDVRLAVEHKVPVEHFGRTGGIIHTPEEIVAALEQKIINNGSFRHHKTRESSLL from the coding sequence ATGTCGGAATTAAAATTGATGAAAGGAAACGAAGCCTTGGCAGAAGCCGCAATTAGAGCCGGAGTCGATGCTTATTTTGGTTATCCGATTACGCCGCAAACCGAAATTATTGAATATTTGATGAACGAACGTCCTGAAAACAGAACAGGAATGGTCGTGCTTCAGGCTGAAAGCGAAGTCGCAGCCATTAATATGGTGTACGGCGCAGCAAGTACGGGTAAAAAGGCATTGACATCTTCATCGAGTCCTGGAATTTCTTTGAAATTGGAGGGAATATCGTATTTGGCTGGAGCCGAATTGCCTGCCGTTATCGTAAATGTAGTTCGTGGTGGACCCGGTTTGGGAACCATTCAGCCTTCACAAGCCGATTATTTTCAATCCGTTAAAGGAGGAGGACACGGCGATTACAAACTCTATGTTTTAGCCCCAGCATCCGTTCAGGAAATGGCCGATTTTGTTGAAGATGCTTTCGATATTGCCTTTAAATATCGCGCACCGGTTTTAATTCTTTCCGACGGATTAATTGGTCAAATGATGGAAAAAGTAATTCTTAAAGACCAAAAACCAAGATGGACCGATGCGGAATTAATCGAAAAGAACGGCGATTGGGCAGTGACGGGTAAGAAAGGAAGAGAACGCAATATCATTACCTCACTCGATTTGCAATCCGAGAAAATGGAAGCTCGAGTGCATCGATTGCAAAAGAAATACGAGCAAATGGAAAAAGAGGATTTGCGTTTCGAAAAAATCAATTGCGACGATGCAGACTATTTGGTGGTAGCTTACGGTTCTAGTGCTCGAATTTCGCAAAAAGCGGTTGAATTAGCCAGAGCCAAAGGTATAAAACTAGGCTTATTGCGACCCATAACCTTATTCCCTTTTCCGCAACAGGAATTATTCGAATTAGCCAATCAAGTCAAAGGAATTTTAAGCGTGGAATTGAATACGGGGCAAATGGTAGAAGACGTTCGTCTTGCCGTTGAACACAAAGTGCCCGTAGAACACTTCGGGAGAACCGGCGGAATTATTCACACGCCAGAGGAAATTGTAGCCGCTTTAGAACAAAAAATAATCAACAATGGAAGTTTTAGACATCATAAAACCAGAGAATCAAGTCTTCTGTAA
- a CDS encoding thiamine pyrophosphate-dependent enzyme, translated as MEVLDIIKPENQVFCKSQLMTGNALSYCPGCGHGTANNLIMEVIDEMGISEDTIGVAPVGCSVLAYDFMNIDMTQAAHGRAPAVATAIVRTWPEKYVFTYQGDGDLAAIGTAETIHACNRGENMVIFFINNGIYGMTGGQMAPTTLEGMKSSTSPYGREIATMGSPLKITELIANLPGVYSVSRHALHTHKHVRKARIAIKQAFENTRLKKGLSFIEILSNCNSGWKMTPNEANEWMVENMFPYFPLGDIKVAGKLKV; from the coding sequence ATGGAAGTTTTAGACATCATAAAACCAGAGAATCAAGTCTTCTGTAAATCACAGTTAATGACTGGAAATGCTTTGTCGTATTGTCCGGGTTGTGGTCACGGAACGGCCAATAATTTAATTATGGAAGTCATTGATGAAATGGGTATTTCAGAGGATACTATTGGTGTGGCACCCGTTGGTTGTTCTGTATTGGCTTATGATTTTATGAATATCGATATGACCCAAGCCGCTCACGGACGCGCTCCTGCGGTGGCAACAGCCATCGTCAGAACTTGGCCCGAGAAATATGTTTTTACCTATCAAGGCGATGGCGATTTAGCCGCTATTGGTACTGCCGAAACGATTCACGCTTGCAACAGAGGCGAAAATATGGTTATCTTTTTTATCAATAATGGTATTTACGGAATGACCGGCGGTCAAATGGCGCCAACCACTTTAGAAGGAATGAAATCGTCGACTTCGCCTTACGGGAGAGAAATCGCGACGATGGGATCGCCTTTGAAAATTACGGAATTAATTGCCAATCTTCCCGGCGTGTATTCGGTAAGTCGTCACGCGCTTCATACGCATAAGCACGTTCGAAAGGCTAGAATTGCCATTAAACAAGCATTCGAAAATACTAGATTAAAAAAAGGACTATCGTTTATTGAAATTCTTTCCAATTGCAATTCGGGTTGGAAAATGACGCCGAATGAAGCCAATGAATGGATGGTCGAGAATATGTTTCCATACTTTCCGCTTGGGGATATAAAAGTGGCTGGAAAACTTAAAGTATAA
- a CDS encoding 2-oxoacid:acceptor oxidoreductase family protein has translation MTEEIIIAGFGGQGVLSMGKILAYSGIMQDQEVSWLPSYGPEMRGGTANVTVILSDERISSPYLKIVDTAIILNQQSMDKFEASVKPGGYLIYDPNGITHHPTRTDIQIFQIEGTKLAAEMGNKKIFNMVILGGFLKEKPVIKIENVIEGLKKSISERYHHLIPLNLEAITKGMKNIVPYKVVAVAMQP, from the coding sequence ATGACTGAAGAAATAATTATTGCAGGTTTTGGTGGGCAAGGTGTGCTTTCAATGGGCAAAATATTGGCCTATTCTGGAATTATGCAAGACCAAGAAGTGAGTTGGTTGCCTTCGTATGGTCCCGAAATGCGCGGTGGAACAGCCAATGTTACCGTGATTTTGAGTGACGAAAGAATCAGTTCTCCGTATTTGAAAATAGTAGATACCGCCATTATTTTGAACCAACAATCGATGGATAAATTTGAGGCATCGGTGAAACCAGGAGGCTATTTAATTTACGATCCAAACGGCATTACGCATCATCCCACGAGAACCGATATCCAAATTTTTCAGATAGAAGGCACCAAACTAGCCGCTGAAATGGGAAATAAAAAAATCTTCAATATGGTCATTTTGGGCGGTTTTTTAAAAGAAAAACCAGTAATAAAAATAGAAAATGTGATTGAAGGCTTGAAAAAATCCATCTCAGAGCGCTATCACCATTTGATTCCTTTAAATCTTGAAGCCATAACAAAGGGCATGAAAAACATTGTCCCTTATAAAGTGGTAGCCGTTGCTATGCAACCTTAA